The Acanthopagrus latus isolate v.2019 chromosome 6, fAcaLat1.1, whole genome shotgun sequence genome includes a region encoding these proteins:
- the LOC119021661 gene encoding trypsin-3-like isoform X2, giving the protein MDLAPSCHLPLLLLLVVNLTGVCGQRIIGGVEVKPYSIKYQASLHFFGIHYCGGTLIYPQWVVSAAHCWRPSHLMKVVLSEHSIIKSEGVEQTFGVSAVFQHYMYNPRTFDNDIMLIKLDRPAVINAMVEPASLPDPDSPPLAYFTQCTVSGWGVTWLNSYQLSPELRSVDVNIFSNCEYYYYFRITDNMICAGSRYGGKDSCQGDSGGPLVCDGKFEGIVSWGIGCAYAFYPGVYTKVRKYVGWIKWVTQNS; this is encoded by the exons ATGGACCTGGCTCCATCCTGTCACCTCCCACTCCTCCTTCTACTTGTTGTAAACCTAACAG GTGTGTGTGGGCAGAGGATCATTGGGGGTGTCGAGGTAAAGCCCTACTCCATCAAGTATCAAGCCTCCCTCCACTTCTTTGGCATCCACTACTGCGGAGGGACCCTCATATACCCACAGTGGGTGGTATCTGCTGCCCACTGCTGGAGACC GAGCCACTTGATGAAAGTGGTCCTAAGTGAGCACAGCATCATCAAGTCAGAGGGCGTGGAGCAGACCTTCGGTGTGTCCGCAGTCTTCCAGCACTACATGTACAACCCGAGGACGTTTGACAATGATATAATGCTGATCAAG TTGGACCGGCCAGCAGTAATCAACGCCATGGTCGAGCCGGCCTCCTTGCCAGACCCGGACTCACCACCCTTGGCTTACTTCACCCAGTGCACCGTCAGTGGCTGGGGTGTGACCTGGCTCAACAGCTACCAACTGTCACCTGAACTGAGGTCTGTGGATGTGAACATCTTTTCCAACTGCgagtactactactacttcagGATCACAGACAACATGATCTGCGCTGGATCTCGCTATGGTGGGAAAGACTCCTGTCAG GGGGACTCAGGAGGACCTCTGGTTTGTGATGGTAAATTTGAGGGCATTGTATCTTGGGGCATCGGCTGCGCCTATGCTTTCTACCCCGGCGTCTACACCAAGGTCCGAAAGTACGTCGGATGGATCAAGTGGGTGACACAGAACAGCTGA
- the LOC119021660 gene encoding trypsin-like isoform X2: MMSMLMCLGCVLLDLMTVHSHVLMQGRIVGGHTAAPNSIKYIVSLQSTRGQHFCGGSLVHRYWVLTAAHCNIGAEHMMIVAGDYVVNTFEGTEQYAKPHRLVTHPLYNRSTNNADIMLIKLRAPMVLNKYVSLAPLPRQGTGVVEGFVCRVSGWGYHSLGGSQAPFTLRTVAVPIVSTARCNSSESFNGNITANMICAGYVTGGKDACKKRPYSAGTSDAHEEETLEGRWCAGGVSMVSSPGATAAVMLNFQESTRPCPDSADG; the protein is encoded by the exons ATGATGAGCATGCTTATGTGTCTGGGTTGTGTGCTACTGGACCTCATGACTGTCCACA GCCATGTGCTCATGCAGGGCCGTATCGTAGGCGGGCACACCGCTGCGCCAAACTCCATCAAATACATTGTGTCCCTACAGAGCACCAGGGGCCAGCATTTCTGCGGTGGATCACTGGTTCACAGATACTGGGTGCTGACCGCAGCGCACTGTAACATCGG AGCGGAGCACATGATGATAGTGGCAGGCGACTACGTTGTAAATACCTTTGAGGGTACCGAGCAGTACGCTAAACCCCACAGACTGGTCACCCACCCCCTCTACAACAGGAGCACCAACAACGCTGACATCATGCTCATTAAG TTGCGAGCGCCCATGGTGCTGAACAAATACGTGTCGCTGGCGCCTCTGCCCAGGCAGGGGACAGGAGTGGTCGAAGGCTTCGTGTGTCGGGTGTCTGGATGGGGCTACCACAGCCTGGGTGGAAGCCAGGCCCCCTTCACCCTGAGGACAGTCGCAGTGCCCATCGTGTCGACTGCCAGGTGTAACAGCAGCGAGTCCTTTAACGGGAACATCACAGCAAACATGATCTGTGCCGGCTACGTGACTGGAGGAAAAGATGCGTGCAAG AAAAGACCTTACTCAGCTGGGACATCTGACGCACATGAGGA GGAGACTCTGGAGGGCCGCTGGTGTGCGGGGGGCGTGTCTATGGTGTCGTCTCCTGGGGCAACGGCTGCGGTGATGCTAAATTTCCAGGAGTCTACACGGCCGTGTCCAGATTCCGCCGATGGATAG
- the LOC119021660 gene encoding trypsin-like isoform X4 has translation MMSMLMCLGCVLLDLMTVHSHVLMQGRIVGGHTAAPNSIKYIVSLQSTRGQHFCGGSLVHRYWVLTAAHCNIGAEHMMIVAGDYVVNTFEGTEQYAKPHRLVTHPLYNRSTNNADIMLIKLRAPMVLNKYVSLAPLPRQGTGVVEGFVCRVSGWGYHSLGGSQAPFTLRTVAVPIVSTARCNSSESFNGNITANMICAGYVTGGKDACKKRPYSAGTSDAHEE, from the exons ATGATGAGCATGCTTATGTGTCTGGGTTGTGTGCTACTGGACCTCATGACTGTCCACA GCCATGTGCTCATGCAGGGCCGTATCGTAGGCGGGCACACCGCTGCGCCAAACTCCATCAAATACATTGTGTCCCTACAGAGCACCAGGGGCCAGCATTTCTGCGGTGGATCACTGGTTCACAGATACTGGGTGCTGACCGCAGCGCACTGTAACATCGG AGCGGAGCACATGATGATAGTGGCAGGCGACTACGTTGTAAATACCTTTGAGGGTACCGAGCAGTACGCTAAACCCCACAGACTGGTCACCCACCCCCTCTACAACAGGAGCACCAACAACGCTGACATCATGCTCATTAAG TTGCGAGCGCCCATGGTGCTGAACAAATACGTGTCGCTGGCGCCTCTGCCCAGGCAGGGGACAGGAGTGGTCGAAGGCTTCGTGTGTCGGGTGTCTGGATGGGGCTACCACAGCCTGGGTGGAAGCCAGGCCCCCTTCACCCTGAGGACAGTCGCAGTGCCCATCGTGTCGACTGCCAGGTGTAACAGCAGCGAGTCCTTTAACGGGAACATCACAGCAAACATGATCTGTGCCGGCTACGTGACTGGAGGAAAAGATGCGTGCAAG AAAAGACCTTACTCAGCTGGGACATCTGACGCACATGAGGAGTAA
- the si:dkey-33m11.6 gene encoding calcium/calmodulin-dependent protein kinase II inhibitor 2, whose protein sequence is MSEVLPFNEEKMSHYGNEGDEGHLSFTCRLQDTNNFFNGSQNKRPPKLGQIGRSKRVVIEDENGDDEALKNGTEKTPAEA, encoded by the exons ATGTCGGAAGTGCTACCTTTCAACGAAGAGAAAATGAGTCATTATGGAAATGAGGGCGACGAGGGACACCTTTCCTTCACCTGTCGTCTTCAAGACACCAACAACTTCTTCAACGGCTCACAGAATAAACGTCCGCCGAAGCTCGGGCAGATAGGCAGGAGCAAACGGG TTGTGATTGAGGATGAGAATGGCGACGACGAAGCGCTGAAAAATGGAACAGAGAAGACCCCGGCAGAGGCTTAG
- the LOC119021660 gene encoding trypsin-like isoform X3, which translates to MMSMLMCLGCVLLDLMTVHSHVLMQGRIVGGHTAAPNSIKYIVSLQSTRGQHFCGGSLVHRYWVLTAAHCNIGAEHMMIVAGDYVVNTFEGTEQYAKPHRLVTHPLYNRSTNNADIMLIKLRAPMVLNKYVSLAPLPRQGTGVVEGFVCRVSGWGYHSLGGSQAPFTLRTVAVPIVSTARCNSSESFNGNITANMICAGYVTGGKDACKSKLTTVLLNVVFLLQ; encoded by the exons ATGATGAGCATGCTTATGTGTCTGGGTTGTGTGCTACTGGACCTCATGACTGTCCACA GCCATGTGCTCATGCAGGGCCGTATCGTAGGCGGGCACACCGCTGCGCCAAACTCCATCAAATACATTGTGTCCCTACAGAGCACCAGGGGCCAGCATTTCTGCGGTGGATCACTGGTTCACAGATACTGGGTGCTGACCGCAGCGCACTGTAACATCGG AGCGGAGCACATGATGATAGTGGCAGGCGACTACGTTGTAAATACCTTTGAGGGTACCGAGCAGTACGCTAAACCCCACAGACTGGTCACCCACCCCCTCTACAACAGGAGCACCAACAACGCTGACATCATGCTCATTAAG TTGCGAGCGCCCATGGTGCTGAACAAATACGTGTCGCTGGCGCCTCTGCCCAGGCAGGGGACAGGAGTGGTCGAAGGCTTCGTGTGTCGGGTGTCTGGATGGGGCTACCACAGCCTGGGTGGAAGCCAGGCCCCCTTCACCCTGAGGACAGTCGCAGTGCCCATCGTGTCGACTGCCAGGTGTAACAGCAGCGAGTCCTTTAACGGGAACATCACAGCAAACATGATCTGTGCCGGCTACGTGACTGGAGGAAAAGATGCGTGCAAG TCAAAACTGACCACTGTACTCCTAAATGTCGTGTTTCTTCTACAATGA
- the LOC119021661 gene encoding trypsin-3-like isoform X1 — protein MSVIKMDLAPSCHLPLLLLLVVNLTGVCGQRIIGGVEVKPYSIKYQASLHFFGIHYCGGTLIYPQWVVSAAHCWRPSHLMKVVLSEHSIIKSEGVEQTFGVSAVFQHYMYNPRTFDNDIMLIKLDRPAVINAMVEPASLPDPDSPPLAYFTQCTVSGWGVTWLNSYQLSPELRSVDVNIFSNCEYYYYFRITDNMICAGSRYGGKDSCQGDSGGPLVCDGKFEGIVSWGIGCAYAFYPGVYTKVRKYVGWIKWVTQNS, from the exons ATGTCTG tCATAAAGATGGACCTGGCTCCATCCTGTCACCTCCCACTCCTCCTTCTACTTGTTGTAAACCTAACAG GTGTGTGTGGGCAGAGGATCATTGGGGGTGTCGAGGTAAAGCCCTACTCCATCAAGTATCAAGCCTCCCTCCACTTCTTTGGCATCCACTACTGCGGAGGGACCCTCATATACCCACAGTGGGTGGTATCTGCTGCCCACTGCTGGAGACC GAGCCACTTGATGAAAGTGGTCCTAAGTGAGCACAGCATCATCAAGTCAGAGGGCGTGGAGCAGACCTTCGGTGTGTCCGCAGTCTTCCAGCACTACATGTACAACCCGAGGACGTTTGACAATGATATAATGCTGATCAAG TTGGACCGGCCAGCAGTAATCAACGCCATGGTCGAGCCGGCCTCCTTGCCAGACCCGGACTCACCACCCTTGGCTTACTTCACCCAGTGCACCGTCAGTGGCTGGGGTGTGACCTGGCTCAACAGCTACCAACTGTCACCTGAACTGAGGTCTGTGGATGTGAACATCTTTTCCAACTGCgagtactactactacttcagGATCACAGACAACATGATCTGCGCTGGATCTCGCTATGGTGGGAAAGACTCCTGTCAG GGGGACTCAGGAGGACCTCTGGTTTGTGATGGTAAATTTGAGGGCATTGTATCTTGGGGCATCGGCTGCGCCTATGCTTTCTACCCCGGCGTCTACACCAAGGTCCGAAAGTACGTCGGATGGATCAAGTGGGTGACACAGAACAGCTGA
- the LOC119021660 gene encoding trypsin-like isoform X1 — MMSMLMCLGCVLLDLMTVHSHVLMQGRIVGGHTAAPNSIKYIVSLQSTRGQHFCGGSLVHRYWVLTAAHCNIGAEHMMIVAGDYVVNTFEGTEQYAKPHRLVTHPLYNRSTNNADIMLIKLRAPMVLNKYVSLAPLPRQGTGVVEGFVCRVSGWGYHSLGGSQAPFTLRTVAVPIVSTARCNSSESFNGNITANMICAGYVTGGKDACKGDSGGPLVCGGRVYGVVSWGNGCGDAKFPGVYTAVSRFRRWIDQTIYQPHQRCTRY; from the exons ATGATGAGCATGCTTATGTGTCTGGGTTGTGTGCTACTGGACCTCATGACTGTCCACA GCCATGTGCTCATGCAGGGCCGTATCGTAGGCGGGCACACCGCTGCGCCAAACTCCATCAAATACATTGTGTCCCTACAGAGCACCAGGGGCCAGCATTTCTGCGGTGGATCACTGGTTCACAGATACTGGGTGCTGACCGCAGCGCACTGTAACATCGG AGCGGAGCACATGATGATAGTGGCAGGCGACTACGTTGTAAATACCTTTGAGGGTACCGAGCAGTACGCTAAACCCCACAGACTGGTCACCCACCCCCTCTACAACAGGAGCACCAACAACGCTGACATCATGCTCATTAAG TTGCGAGCGCCCATGGTGCTGAACAAATACGTGTCGCTGGCGCCTCTGCCCAGGCAGGGGACAGGAGTGGTCGAAGGCTTCGTGTGTCGGGTGTCTGGATGGGGCTACCACAGCCTGGGTGGAAGCCAGGCCCCCTTCACCCTGAGGACAGTCGCAGTGCCCATCGTGTCGACTGCCAGGTGTAACAGCAGCGAGTCCTTTAACGGGAACATCACAGCAAACATGATCTGTGCCGGCTACGTGACTGGAGGAAAAGATGCGTGCAAG GGAGACTCTGGAGGGCCGCTGGTGTGCGGGGGGCGTGTCTATGGTGTCGTCTCCTGGGGCAACGGCTGCGGTGATGCTAAATTTCCAGGAGTCTACACGGCCGTGTCCAGATTCCGCCGATGGATAGATCAAACCATCTACCAGCCACACCAACGCTGCACAAGATACTGA
- the LOC119021204 gene encoding cytidine deaminase-like produces the protein MDQVKFNVEAMHIKDHGSRQLSQETVQKLISQSQEVKEQAYCPYSKFRVGAALLTRENRVFTGCNVENACYNLGLCAERNAISKAVSEGYRHFKAIAIASDVDDQFISPCGGCRQFMREFGPNWDVYLSKPDGSYRKMTVDELLPGPFSL, from the exons ATGGACCAAGTCAAGTTTAACGTGGAGGCGATGCATATCAAGGACCATGGCAGCAGGCAGTTGTCCCAGGAAACGGTCCAGAAGCTCATCAGCCAGTCtcaggaggtgaaggagcaAGCCTACTGTCCTTACAGCAAATTCAGGGTGGGGGCTGCTCTCCTGACCCGCGAAAACCGAGTGTTTACAG GCTGCAACGTGGAGAATGCATGCTACAACCTCGGATTGTGTGCCGAAAGGAACGCCATCTCGAAGGCAGTGTCAGAAGGCTACAGGCATTTCAAGGCTATTGCAATTGCCAG TGACGTCGACGACCAGTTCATCTCCCCCTGTGGTGGCTGCAGGCAGTTTATGAGAGAG TTTGGACCAAACTGGGACGTGTACCTGTCAAAGCCGGACGGCTCGTACAGGAAGATGACCGTGGACGAACTGCTGCCGGGCCCCTTCAGCCTGTAG